The DNA window GAAATTAGTATAAAATTCCCTTCCAAAATTTTCAATTTTTGAATAATTTGCTCTACCTTAGACACTGAAATTGGATTTCGTGTCGATTTAATTTCAACATAATATTTGGTGTTTCTTATGTTTATGGAACAATCATAACCCATTTCTTGCGAGTTTGGTTTTTCGATGGGTATCTCTAATCTATTAAGTAAATCAAGTATTCGTTTTTCAAATTCAACTGCTTTGAATATAGATTCAGCAATTTTATCTGTTGTTTTTATTATTTGAGTCTCAATTTCTATTTCTTTATTTCTCTTATTTTTTAGAAAAATTCCAAAGGTACTTAAGATTGTTATTAATACAGATAGAATAGTCGAAAAAACACTAAGGAGGTCATATTCACTCTTGTTTTCTATTTCTTTAACTGGTCTTTCAATAAATGATTCTTTTAGTATTTGAATTTGATTAAAATATTTATATCTTTGTATTATAGGTATAAATCGATTATTAATGAAGCTCTCTTGGGTTTGAGTAAGAAGTTCCTTTGTTGTGAAAGGGTATTTTGTATTAGATTTTAGTTCTAATCCTTTTATCATTGTAGCAATAAATTCTTCGTCTAGGTTTTTCTCATTGTATACAATTTCTTGTATTCTATCGATTAAGGCTTCATTCATTCTCTCGATTTTTTCGTTCTTTGTCTCTTCTATATAGGATGGAACATAGAAGATACCAAAGTATAAAGTTAAGAATACTCCAAGTATACTTGCGAGTGGTGAAAATAAGTCTCTTATTAATGTTGTTATTGTATTCATGGCTGTTTAATTTCTGGTGATTGCAGATAACGAACTAGGGGAGACGACGTTCCCTGACCCTGAGTCCCGACGGGACGTTAGGGACTGGCACGGAGTTTGCGGATGCAAACGAGTGACAGAAAGGGAATGTGGCGTAGCCCAAGCGAGGCCGTGAGTGCCGAAGCGCAGCGTTTCCCTGCTGTTATGCGTAGTATCTGCTTTTTTAAATAAAATCTAAGTTAAATTTTGAAAAGAATAAGAACCCAGATAGATCAAGTATGCTATAAAAAAGGAGGTACATGATGGAAGAGCAAGACTTGTTTTTCCTATATAAAATCTTCGCTATTTCGAAAATTTGATCTTTTAGTTCAATTTCTTGCTTTTGTTTAGTTAGCTTTTTAATAGCGTTTTCCAATTTGATTTTGTTGTTTAGGGCTATGTGTTCGAAATAAAAAACGGAATATTCATTGCCTGTATAATTTTCTGCAAAACCAGGCTTGAGAACTCTGAAAATACTATAGTATAGTATCAAAATCATTAAGATGCAGAATAAAAATGAAAGAATAAAAAGGATAAAAAAATGTAAATTTAATATATCTAAGTTCAATTTAACATTTTTTAGGGCTTCCGTAAAAACAGAGACTTGTATTCCACATATGACTAATACAGCTGCTACTTTCTGATCTGTAAATCTGATTAACTCCTGAATGTTAAGTAGACTTGCATGCAAATATTCGAGTTTCTTCATGTGTTTCTCTTTTATATATTTTTTTCGATCCAATCATTGAATTCTGTTAATATTAGATTGGCGTCATAGATTATTCCGTATTCATTGTGCGTACTTTGGTCAAACCATGATTTCGAATTGTCGCCGCATTTTTCTATGAATTGGTCAATTATGTTGATATATGTGTTATTTGATAATACTATTGGTTTGTAGCCAGTTTTATTTCCTAATGAAGATAAATTTGATGCTTTTGTGACTGCTTCTCCAATCCAGACTTTACTGTTAATTCCTGTGTCTTTACGACCTGCTTTTACTACTAGTTCTTTGGATGTCGATAAACCTATCCCGACTTTTATCGTGGGTAAACTTTTTTTAGTTAAGAGCTTATTTAGCATTTTCATGAATGTGTTGATATACATAGACATTTCAAAAATATCATAGATTTTGCTTTTTAATTCAGTTGTGTATATTCCATAGATACAATCTCCTCTAATTCCAATTTCTCTTAGAGAATCATTTTTTCTAAGTATTTCGATTACTTCCGAGCTAAAAGATCTTATAATCTTAGATACTTTTGGCTTATCCTGATCAGAAAAAAGTATACTTGAATCCCTGATATCTACGAAAATCGAAGTAACCCAACTAAAATAAGAATTTTTGAAAGTAAAATCGGAATCATTAGGAAGTTCGTCTTTTTCAATTACTTCTAGTTTGTTATCTAGAATTTCATCTATTCTTTTCTTGCCTTCTATATAATCGTATTCTGCCATGATACTTTATGTTTTGTTTATGTAGTGGTTGCTCATCAATTCAAAAATGTAATATTTTCA is part of the Leptospira noumeaensis genome and encodes:
- a CDS encoding restriction endonuclease, producing MNTITTLIRDLFSPLASILGVFLTLYFGIFYVPSYIEETKNEKIERMNEALIDRIQEIVYNEKNLDEEFIATMIKGLELKSNTKYPFTTKELLTQTQESFINNRFIPIIQRYKYFNQIQILKESFIERPVKEIENKSEYDLLSVFSTILSVLITILSTFGIFLKNKRNKEIEIETQIIKTTDKIAESIFKAVEFEKRILDLLNRLEIPIEKPNSQEMGYDCSINIRNTKYYVEIKSTRNPISVSKVEQIIQKLKILEGNFILISNSRLSQPAHNLIQEFNKSNKFKFISIATDDFEEIEEKLKNI
- a CDS encoding adenylate/guanylate cyclase domain-containing protein, with product MAEYDYIEGKKRIDEILDNKLEVIEKDELPNDSDFTFKNSYFSWVTSIFVDIRDSSILFSDQDKPKVSKIIRSFSSEVIEILRKNDSLREIGIRGDCIYGIYTTELKSKIYDIFEMSMYINTFMKMLNKLLTKKSLPTIKVGIGLSTSKELVVKAGRKDTGINSKVWIGEAVTKASNLSSLGNKTGYKPIVLSNNTYINIIDQFIEKCGDNSKSWFDQSTHNEYGIIYDANLILTEFNDWIEKNI